The Verrucomicrobiota bacterium nucleotide sequence CAACTCTTCGGAAGAGGAATTTTGCGCAACTTGCGATTCGTCGAGTTCCACCCGGGGGCCGCCCTGATCTCGTTTCTGGCTCTTCTTGCGCCGGGCGTTGTCGATGAGAATTCTGCGCATCGCTTCGGCGGCAGCGACCATGAAATGGGTTCGGCTCTGGAATTTCAGATGCTGGTTGCCCGTCAGCTTCAACCAGGCTTCATGGACGAGCGCCGTTGGTTGCAGGGTCTGGCCGGGGGCTTCCCGAGCCATCTTCACCGCCGCCAGCTTGCGCAATTCCTCATAGACCAGCGGCAGGAGGGCCTCCGCCGCGTGTGTGTCGCCGTCTGCGACCGCTTCAAGGATGCGAGTCACTTCGATCATGAACGGGCTGCAAGAACTTCGTCCCTAAACAAGGGTTTGCCCGCGATCGAAACCCAACAGCCATAGGCTGCGAGAATCAACACCACCAGGGGGCCAATTGCTCCTATCCCTGCCCACCAAACCGAGAAGTTAAGTGTGGCAGGGAAAGACTGGATAAATCCCCCGCAAACGAACATCACAAACAGCGCTAGCAGGCCAAATCGCATCGTCACGATGAATATGAGAGAAGCCCAGGAGAAAGACCATATCCAAACTCCCAAAGGGGCGGAAGGGGTATTGACAATGCCCACGCCCCAGAGCACGACGAAAACCGTCGTCGCAAGCCAGTCACGCTTGAAGATTATCCGAAACAATAAGAGAAGAAGGAAAATCCCCATGACGAAACCAGCACCGGAAAATCCGCCCAGAACTCTTGCGAGCACCTGATCACCGCCCGAAAGCACAGCGATTCTTCCTGGAATGGCCGGCTCAGTTGGATCCGTTCCTGTCCATGTCTGTGGCAATTGGCCACTGGCATTTTCAAGCAACGCAACCACGACTCCCGCTAAACATCCTGCCAGCACGTCGCGTCCCACACTCAAATCGCCGAATCGGCCACTCAGGAGGCGGCTCCAGGAAATTAGTGTCTGCGGCCAGCGGCGGCGCGCAAAAGGTTCGATCGCGATGTAGAGAAGCCAGGTAACAAACGCGTTGCCCGCGCTGGAAGAAAAGGCCTGGGTGATATTTCCCTAAAAGCTCCAGTCGTGAGCCGTCACCGCGAATTGGCTGCCGGAAAGCGCAAAAACAAAGAGGCCTAACTAATCGCCTGGCTCCCGTTCGGTCCCCACGTCCTGTGAGCAGGTTCCGGCGCACGGAGTATCCGGCGACAGCGATGACCGCAAAGATGATTATCGCCCAGAGAGCGCTGAGTACAGCCTCGTAGGTCTGTCGATGACGTTGGAAAGCGCTACTCTTTTGGGTCGGGGTTTTCGTCCAAGGACCTTTCAACTCGAAGAACACTGGTGTTCCCGCAAATGACCCCGCCTCCACGCGTAATGTTTCTCCCGGCCATTCCGGCATCGAGCCGGTCCAGGCTACGCGGGTATCGCTGTACAACCTGGGCGTCCATGCGGGAGCGGTGCGGGTGAACTTGGTCATCTCCAACCCCGCGTCAGCAAAAAGAAGCGACCAATCCGGTTGGGGGTTTGAATTTGACAGTGTCTCGGTGTACCTCGGGGGGACCGCCTCAAAACTGAGCAAGCGACCCTTGGTGTCCAGATTCATTCGACGCATGCCTGGTTCGGTCAATGGCGGATCCGTCCAGGTGACTGGGCCGCTTCCTTCGATTGGTACCATCTTATCCCCGGCGGAGCGGTAAGAGAAAACTACTGTATGGTTCGGTCTGTGGGTTAACTAGACTGGAAGACGCGTTGCGCGGTTACTTTTTTCATGCGGAACACGGAGGAAGAATTCCTTCCCATCGGTAGGGTTTTGTGAGAAGGCAAGACACCGGCATGAAAGACGTAACGCGCATTCTGAACGCGATTCGCGCCGGCGACGCCCAAGCCGGGGATGAACTGCTCCCGCTTGTGTATGACGAGTTGCGCAAGCTGGCGGCGCATAAAATGGCCGGCGAATCCCCCGGCCACACGCTCCAGGCCACGGCGCTGGTCCACGAGGCCTGGCTGCGGTTGAGCGGCCCGCATCCGCAGAACTGGGAAAACCGCGCCCATTTTTTCGGGGCGGCCGCCGAGGCCATGCGACGGATTCTGGTGGAACACGCCCGGCGCAAACAGAGCCTCAAACGCGGCGGCGGCGCGCTTCGCGAAGAACTGGAGGAATCCGATCTGGTTCTCACCGCGCCTCCAGACGAACTGCTGGCCGTTCACGAAGCTTTGGACAAGCTGGCGCAGGAAGACCCGTCCGCGGCGGAGTTGGTGAAATTACGCTACTTCGTCG carries:
- a CDS encoding RNA polymerase subunit sigma, which gives rise to MIEVTRILEAVADGDTHAAEALLPLVYEELRKLAAVKMAREAPGQTLQPTALVHEAWLKLTGNQHLKFQSRTHFMVAAAEAMRRILIDNARRKKSQKRDQGGPRVELDESQVAQNSSSEELLAIHESLDRLAREDASAADLVKLRYFVGMTMPEAPVALTIPLRTAERLWAYSRAWLRREIRRKE
- a CDS encoding RNA polymerase subunit sigma; amino-acid sequence: MKDVTRILNAIRAGDAQAGDELLPLVYDELRKLAAHKMAGESPGHTLQATALVHEAWLRLSGPHPQNWENRAHFFGAAAEAMRRILVEHARRKQSLKRGGGALREELEESDLVLTAPPDELLAVHEALDKLAQEDPSAAELVKLRYFVGMTMEEAATALGLAKRSAENLWTYARVWLHREIRKSV